From a single Equus asinus isolate D_3611 breed Donkey chromosome 2, EquAss-T2T_v2, whole genome shotgun sequence genomic region:
- the FRAT1 gene encoding proto-oncogene FRAT1 yields the protein MPCRREEEEEAEGEEEEEDDDDSLLLLEQSVTLGGSGEVDRLVAQIGETLQLDAAQDSPASPCAPPGPPLQPPRPPAAVREDKARSPGLPLLLSPAPAEAGVPAPPGALRCALGDRGRLRGRAAPYFVAELAAGPSALSPLPPQPGLGGPSGGDKQGAPQPLSGPCRRGWMRGSAASRRLQQRRGPQPEAHTGDDDPHRLLQQLVLSGNLIKEAVRRLHSRRLQLRAKLPQRQLLEPLSAPVYEPPSPRSPRAACSDPGASGRRAQLRTGDSVLVPGS from the coding sequence ATGCCGTGccggagggaggaggaagaggaagcggagggggaggaggaggaagaggacgaCGACGACAGCCTCCTCCTGCTGGAGCAGTCGGTGACGCTGGGCGGCTCGGGCGAGGTGGACCGGCTGGTGGCCCAGATCGGCGAGACGCTGCAGCTGGACGCGGCGCAGGACAGCCCGGCCTCCCCGTGCGCGCCCCCGGGGCCGCCGCTGCAGCCCccgcggcccccggcggcggtgCGGGAGGACAAGGCCCGGTCCCCGGGGCTGCCGCTGCTTCTGTCGCCGGCGCCGGCCGAGGCGGGGGTCCCGGCGCCCCCGGGGGCCCTGCGCTGCGCCCTCGGGGATCGCGGCCGCCTGCGGGGCAGGGCTGCGCCCTACTTTGTGGCCGAGCTCGCCGCAGGTCCCTCCGCGCTGTCCCCACTACCCCCTCAGCCTGGCCTCGGTGGGCCTTCGGGAGGCGACAAGCAGGGCGCCCCGCAGCCGCTCTCGGGCCCGTGCCGGCGAGGATGGATGCGGGGCTCCGCCGCCTCCCGCCGCCTGCAGCAGCGACGCGGGCCTCAGCCCGAAGCCCACACCGGCGACGACGACCCGCACCGGCTCCTGCAGCAGCTCGTGCTCTCGGGGAACCTCATCAAGGAGGCTGTACGGAGGCTTCATTCGCGACGGCTGCAGTTGCGCGCAAAGCTTCCCCAACGCCAGCTCCTGGAGCCTCTGTCGGCCCCAGTCTATGAGCCCCCTTCGCCCCGCAGCCCTCGCGCGGCCTGCAGCGACCCTGGCGCGTCCGGCAGGAGGGCACAGCTCAGAACTGGCGACAGTGTTCTTGTCCCTGGTAGCTAA